Sequence from the Nasonia vitripennis strain AsymCx chromosome 5, Nvit_psr_1.1, whole genome shotgun sequence genome:
gcggagggcCAAGCGCGAGTACAAGTGTGTAGGTAAGAGCGAGGAGCTCTTGTTTTATTCAGTCGGCATCATAAATAACGAGTTTAAACACACAATGAAAGACGCTTAACAAGAAGCTAACGCGAGATTGAGAGGCTCCGCCCAGCGCGGCTCGGCCGGGGCCGAATCGCAGCGACCTATGAGTGCCTCCGACTCGGGAATCCCGCCCCGACCAATCGCCGCGACCCGCCGAGCGGCCTCGCCCACTTTCGCGCCGGCAGCTTCCCTCGCGGTTCTCCGCCGCGCGCAGAGACCTCGTCGCTGCCTCGTCGAGAGAAGATCGGctccgtttctctctctctctctctctctctctctctctctctacgttATAGTGTAGCGGACAAGCTGCTGACGAGTCGGATATATAGCTAAAGAACGGACGGACGGCGCAGGCGAGAGTAGCGAGCAGCAGTGAGTGTGCTAGCACGGGACAAAGTATGCCGCTTGCGCGATGGTGTGCACGCTGAGCAAGGAGCCGAGTAGCCTCGGGCTCGAGCAGTTCGCCGCCCTGGACATGTCCTCGGCCACTCCCCCGGCGGcccagcaccagcagcagcagcagccagccCAGCACCAGCACCGGCACCAGCACCGGCACCAGCAGGCCCAGCCGCACCACCAGCTCCAGCTCCACCAGCACCAGCTCCACCCGCACGGCCAGCTCATGCATCCGGTGAGTGCAGATCCCGTCTCGTTTATCTCCGCGAATCGACGACTGGCCTCTGACGCCGCTGACGATCGACCTGACCCGCAACCGCAGGGGATCGAGCAGGACGAGCGCAGCTCCTCGGCCGGCTCGTCGATGGGCTCGtgctcgccgccgccgcccggAGGCCCGCAGCCCCAGCAGCAGTCCCACTcgccccagcagcagcagcagcaccagcagcagcaccagcagcaccagcagctCCAGCCGAGGCCGCCCTGGCTCCACGACTTTGCCTCGCCCCACGTCCTCCAGTTCCTCAACCtgaacgccgccgccgcggcggccgCCGGCTCCATGCTCGCCGCCTCCCAGCCCCTCGCCGCCCTCCACTCCATGGCCGAGCGCAGCcagctccagcagcagcagcagcaggttcCTGTCTCCAACGCCTcggcccagcagcagcagcagcagcagcagcagggccAGAGCTCGCCGACGGGCAGCGGCAAGCACAGCCCGGCCACCTCGATCACCTCCGTCGGCAGCAACCCCCACGGCATCGACACCATCCTCTCGAGGCCCGCGCCCACGCAGCccgcccagcagcagcagcagcccagcccgcagcagcagcagcagtcggcGCCGCCCGCGCCCAGATACGCCATGCACGCGGGATTCGCCGCCGCGTCCACTGGTATATTATATAGCGCTCGAGCAAGCATTGTTACAGCTATCAATGTGACAGACCGTCTCGCTTTACGCGCACCTCTTCCTCTGTTCCATATCGGCATCGCATCAGGAATCGGGCAGTTCCAGCAGCGGAGCGAGCCCCGGCACCCGGCGGTCTACTGGCCCGGACTCCAGGGCCTCGTCAGCGACCCGCTCGCCTGGAGAGCGCGGCTCCATTCCCGTAAGTCCTAATTTATCATACCGGCCTATGCAAACaaccttttttctctctctctctctctctcgtcatcGCGCGAGCGACATCAAGATGGCTTATTATCATAGCTCGACGCGGCGGAGTCACACCAACTGTTTATTTTCTTAGGATCTTTCTGCCTGTCAACCGCGCGCCGATGTCGATCTTGTGTAAACTGCATAAaaaggaatatatatatataacgtcgCGCGTATATAGGGACGGAAGTCGAGCGCCGGATATACGTGTGTGCCTTGGCTGGAATAACACTTTTCTCTCATTTACTGTGCgagtatttgtttatgctgcggtgtgtgtgtgtgtgtgtgtgtgtgtgttgcggCATTAATGAGTGGGAATTTGTCGAGGTTTTTCGAGAAACTGAAACTCTTATAGCTATCATCCATTATATCGGTTCTGCGCAAATATAAACGACGGATTTCCTACTCATCAATTACGATCGCTCCATTATCAGGACGATAATCTTTTCACGTCGATACGATCACGCGTGTTATACGTGTGCACGCAGCGGCGATAAAGCAAATTTGAGATAACACTAGCTGCACTACCAGCAGCCCAGTACACGAGTACCCTCGACACGTCAGCCGCAAATATATACTTAGCGATGCGGCCACACAGTAGCAACCCATACATACATAAAACTCTTCCAGTCATCGACTCTAAGCGTCGCGTTATTGCTCGCGTCACGCAGCGCGCATTATCGCGAGAAATCCGAGTAGGTATCCCGCTGTATCCGTATGTCAATCTCATCCAACAAGgagagaacgagcgagagaacgagcgagagagagagagagagagagaaagagtatcTCATCAGCGAGGGTCATCAATTCCGAAGGGGGGTGTCGTTTTGTACGACTGCGCGCCGATGTGAAGACACGAGTGACTAAAGATATAACTGATGCGATCGGAGGATAACAAGCGACTTTGATACTCCTGCACCTGACGTTCGAAACTCCTTGTTGCGGCTTCCATATACTTATACGTGCGGATAATGATATACCCGACGATAGTTATCGGGCAGGTATCGAGGAAGCGTCGTTCGTTTTCGTCTTTGTAGGGATGGATTGGGCGGTGCGTCGTTTTGACTGTAAGATATATGGCCTTTTGATATAGGATTATATGCGGCGGAGATGAGAATTTTAAAAGAAGATCATTTGTTCCCTCGGTAAACGTCGTTGTTTACCTATCGGAGCTATTACAGTTTTCGACGAAACTCATCATTGACATTAATCGTTGGTAACGTCAACCGAAGAGTTAATATTTCGCGATTTCGAAATTGTGATGCCCGCAACATTCGGAACGCTGTGGATAACGTGACTTTTAAGTCCGAATAATATCGCGCACCGCCGTAATCTCgcgaaaattttataatttttgaaaaattctattATAAATTAGAGAATAAAACTACACTAACCGATCGCGAGTCGCACATTATGACGATATAATGTAAGCGTTCTTGCGGCTTC
This genomic interval carries:
- the LOC100124273 gene encoding homeobox protein Nkx-6.1-like isoform X1 → MVCTLSKEPSSLGLEQFAALDMSSATPPAAQHQQQQQPAQHQHRHQHRHQQAQPHHQLQLHQHQLHPHGQLMHPVSADPVSFISANRRLASDAADDRPDPQPQGIEQDERSSSAGSSMGSCSPPPPGGPQPQQQSHSPQQQQQHQQQHQQHQQLQPRPPWLHDFASPHVLQFLNLNAAAAAAAGSMLAASQPLAALHSMAERSQLQQQQQQVPVSNASAQQQQQQQQQGQSSPTGSGKHSPATSITSVGSNPHGIDTILSRPAPTQPAQQQQQPSPQQQQQSAPPAPRYAMHAGFAAASTGIGQFQQRSEPRHPAVYWPGLQGLVSDPLAWRARLHSLSQQLGCQQQQQQQQQQQQHHHQAMSGAGSEHEPGKKKHTRPTFSGQQIFALEKTFEQTKYLAGPERAKLAYALGMTESQVKVWFQNRRTKWRKKHAAEMATAKRRQEEVEGVVGEAEDGCSDADADGSEPDKSQQHQPSSTGTTPETAAKRLRRELEHHQYAP
- the LOC100124273 gene encoding homeobox protein Nkx-6.1-like isoform X2; its protein translation is MVCTLSKEPSSLGLEQFAALDMSSATPPAAQHQQQQQPAQHQHRHQHRHQQAQPHHQLQLHQHQLHPHGQLMHPGIEQDERSSSAGSSMGSCSPPPPGGPQPQQQSHSPQQQQQHQQQHQQHQQLQPRPPWLHDFASPHVLQFLNLNAAAAAAAGSMLAASQPLAALHSMAERSQLQQQQQQVPVSNASAQQQQQQQQQGQSSPTGSGKHSPATSITSVGSNPHGIDTILSRPAPTQPAQQQQQPSPQQQQQSAPPAPRYAMHAGFAAASTGIGQFQQRSEPRHPAVYWPGLQGLVSDPLAWRARLHSLSQQLGCQQQQQQQQQQQQHHHQAMSGAGSEHEPGKKKHTRPTFSGQQIFALEKTFEQTKYLAGPERAKLAYALGMTESQVKVWFQNRRTKWRKKHAAEMATAKRRQEEVEGVVGEAEDGCSDADADGSEPDKSQQHQPSSTGTTPETAAKRLRRELEHHQYAP